One Manihot esculenta cultivar AM560-2 chromosome 6, M.esculenta_v8, whole genome shotgun sequence DNA segment encodes these proteins:
- the LOC110617639 gene encoding eukaryotic translation initiation factor 5A encodes MSDEEHHFESKADAGASKTFPQQAGTIRKNGYIVIKNRPCKVMEVSTSKTGKHGHAKCHFVGIDIFNGKKLEDIVPSSHNCDVPHVNRTDYQLIDISEDGFVSLLTETGNTKDDLRLPTDENLLSQIKDGFAEGKDLVVSVMSAMGEEQICSLKDIGPKN; translated from the exons ATGTCGGACGAGGAACACCACTTCGAGTCCAAGGCCGATGCTGGAGCCTCCAAGACCTTTCCACAACAAGCTGGTACCATTCGCAAGAATGGCTACATCGTAATCAAGAACCGTCCCTGCAag GTTATGGAGGTTTCAACATCAAAGACGGGAAAACATGGTCATGCTAAGTGCCATTTTGTTGGAATTGATATATTCAATGGAAAAAAACTTGAAGATATTGTTCCTTCATCCCACAATTGTGAT GTTCCTCATGTTAACCGTACTGATTATCAGCTGATTGATATCTCTGAAGATGGTTTT GTGAGTCTTCTGACTGAAACTGGAAACACCAAGGACGATCTCAGGCTTCCCACCGATGAAAATCTGCTCAGCCAG ATTAAAGATGGGTTTGCTGAGGGGAAGGACCTCGTAGTGAGCGTCATGTCTGCAATGGGAGAGGAGCAGATATGTTCCCTTAAGGACATTGGTCCTAAAAATTAA